One genomic region from Cyclopterus lumpus isolate fCycLum1 chromosome 20, fCycLum1.pri, whole genome shotgun sequence encodes:
- the crygn2 gene encoding gamma-crystallin N-B: MSQYSGKITFYEGKCFTGRKLEVRGDCDNFQDRGFMNRVNSIRVESGAWVCYDHPDFKGQQYILEHGEYPEFQRWNSHNDHMGSCKPIRMHGEHYRMELFEAGNFSGQCVEICDDCPFLQSRGFSKSCINSVKVYGDGAWVMYEEPNFRGRMYIVERGDYCSHNEWQAQNPNVQSVRRVVNYF, translated from the exons ATGTCGCAATACTCTGGAAAG ATCACCTTCTATGAGGGGAAATGTTTCACcggcaggaagctggaggtcCGAGGAGACTGCGATAACTTCCAGGACCGCGGCTTCATGAACAG ggtgaactCCATCCGCGTGGAGAGCGGAGCCTGGGTCTGCTACGACCACCCCGACTTCAAGGGCCAGCAGTACATCCTGGAGCACGGAGAGTACCCAGAGTTCCAGAGGTGGAACTCCCACAACGACCACATGGGGTCATGCAAACCCATCCGCATG CACGGGGAGCACTACCGCATGGAGCTGTTCGAGGCCGGGAACTTCTCCGGTCAGTGTGTGGAGATCTGTGACGACTGTCCCTTCCTGCAGAGCCGCGGCTTCTCCAAGAGCTGCATCAACTCTGTGAAGGTCTACGGAGATGGAGC CTGGGTGATGTACGAGGAGCCTAACTTCCGCGGCCGCATGTACATCGTGGAGCGAGGAGACTACTGCAGCCACAACGAGTGGCAGGCGCAGAACCCCAACGTCCAGTCGGTCCGCCGGGTCGTCAACTACTTCTAA